The genomic interval CCCTCCCTGGCCCAGCgcccttcctcctgctccccaggcagccgGAGGCTCTCCCCACCCGTAATCTCTGGTGGGGTGGCCCTCGTGCACCCTTCCCCTGCCGTGACAAGCTGGCCGCTGCTCACGGCTGGGCCCCAGGCGACCCAGGGTAGGTCTGAAGTGCAAAGGCCATCCTGCAAGGGcgcagctgagcagcagctctgctctgcgcCCGTTCTCCGGCCGGCTCTTGCTAGGATTATCTGTGACTCGTCTCTTGGCTCCATGCATGCAGCAGGCTTCCCTGTGGCTCACTGGGGCcttgggagagggaggcagaCCTGCTGTGGTGGAGTGAGTCCACGCTGAGGGCCGGGAGTCACCTGGGTATTCCCAAAGGGATATACCGGCATTCCCCTTGAGATGAAACGTGGCTTTCcctgctgggaagagcaaaCGGCTGCTCTTTCTTTCTGAGGCTGGCAGTAGCACACAAGCAGCTGAACCTACACGTGTCCCCTAAGCGCTGAAGAGCCAGTGATGTGACGGGCACGGGCAGCTTGTCCGTGGCGTGCCTCTCCCCGGTTGGTTCTGAGCACTGCAGCAAGCACTCTTCCTTCCCATTTACTCTGGATTATCTAACGCTCCCTGTTTTTGGAGTACTCCCATCAGTCTCTTATAAAATGTGCTCCTGCTTGTTGCAGATACTTGGCAAATAGGTCAAAAAGGCACACTCTGGCAATGACCAACCCTACAGCTGAAATCCCTCCAGACTTGCAGAGGCAGCTAGGACAGCAGTCCTTCCGACCCCGGGCTTGGGCTCCACACCTGGTACCCGATCAGCACCGGTGAGTAATGGCACCGGCCGTTCGGGCAGCTTTGCGCCAGGAAACCTGCTCAGATGTCGTCTGAATGGAGCACTGAGGACATCCTGCTTGgcagggaggggtgaggaggaggagaggaacaaGTATGAAAACCAGACCCACAGAGCGGAGGGTGTCTGACCGCGCTGGGGACGCTGGAGTTCTGCGCCGGCGCGGGCTCCGTGCCTGCGGATACAAGCAAGGCTGGGGCAGGAATCAGCTGGCTCTTCCCCTCCAGTGCCGTTTTTGTGGCTGGAGATGATTTGCCAGAATGGCTGCCGTCACATAAGGGTTGGGAATAAGCTATTCATTTTAGAGGAAAGCTTTTCTCTGTTGTAATGGTAGGCGTCAAGGTAGCAGCAGATAGCAGATTTTCTACAGAACGTTTTTAGAGGCAGACGCAGGCAAAAGACTGCACCAAGAGTCATCTACGCCAGAGCTTAAAAACCTCACTGTTCTGCACCAGAGTTGTGTGTTTTGACTGCAAAGTCTCTTTGCAAAGCTCCTCAAGAGTCATGTTATTTCTGATCTGAACCCCTGATGGGAATGATGTGGGGAAAGGAAGCCGGggtgggaagaaaacaaatcacgGTGTCTGGGAAAGAGGGAACCTCTGCAGATAGGACCCACTCAAAATGTGCAGGTGGGGCAGTCCTGGTGGAGAGGTGTGTTAATTTGACACGGAGTCCTTGCCACAGGGGCAAACCGGCGATGCTAACGCCACAGAGGGAGCTTAAAAACCGGCGCTCTGAACCTCTGTGCTGAGAGGTGCAAACCAGCTGCCAAGTGCAGAGTTTGCTGCCTGTCGGCCTCGACTGTTGAGAGAGCAGTCGCCTACCAGGCTAGATCGTGCTCGCGTTCAGTCTTTCAGCCAGCTCACTCTGGCAAGCTTCACAAAGCGCTTTTTATTGTAGCCAGATACCTGCTGAGCTGAGCACTGATGTAATCAGCACAGACAGGTGAACTCTGAGCAGACTGAGACAGTGCTAGTGCCACGCTGGAACTCCAGAAAAACCAAGATAAGCACCTCTATACCCTGAAGTTACTCCCTCACAGAGGTGCTTGGGggatgggaagaggaggaggggaaagattTCTAGGGTCACAGCTTGATAGGAAGAGGAGTGCAGCTTGCAAAACAACCAGAATGTGCTGTGTCCTGCTTTAAGGATTGCTTCAAATTGTAAAGGTAAGCTGGGTCCCTCACGTGCTGCaggaattgattttttttttttttttttaaaacaagactgTTAAAACACACTTAGCCTGTAAATACTCCTCTGCCTCTTGGCTTTGGAGTCCTGAGGCTGTTGCATCACGAACAGGGTGGTATCTGCTCATTCCACCCTGGTGTCGTAATGCGCTGTGAGCCTGCCTCATGTTTTACCTTTGAAATCACGGAAACTTCATCTGACCGTGGCCTGAAGAGATTGCCCCGTGTTGTGTCCAAGACACACATGGCACAGAAACCATTAGCAGTCTTGTGTCACCACGTAAACAGCCCTCAGTTACTGAATGGCAGGTGGGTTTTATTTTAGTACTTAACATATTTTAAGCCATCTTCTTACGTAGCACCCGGTTTTGGTCACGATAACTTAGTAGCTGAAAGCGGAACTGAAGTACGACAATTGTACAAGGTGGTACAGTTCTGCCTCAGTCCTGATGGAGAGGTGTGTTAATTTGAGCACGAAGCCCTTGCCACAGGGGCAAGCCGGTGATGCTAACGGGTTTGGGAGCCTCAGCGTAGTTTTATCTGTGGCTTCTGCTTTCCATCAACACAACAGGAGAGGGATCAGGATGATGGATGGGATAGCATCAaaaggcaggggcagggctcTGTCCTTGGAAGAAAGTTGTGTGTCATCTACAGAAACTGAAGTACATCCTGCTAAGGCAGACCAAGTGACAGGAACCAAACCCAGCGTGCTGGAAACGGTCCAGCATCAGTCACCCTCCGATAAGGGCGAGCCTCTCCAGGAGAAATAGTTTCACTTCTTGGAAAAGGCTTCAGTAAAGAGCCGTGTTCAGAGTAGCCACGGCAGCAACGTGCCCGCAGTCACGCCGTTCGGGACCGCACCGGTGTGCGGCCAGATGGGCTCCCGTTGGGTTTAGCGCCAGGGTGTCGGAGGTGCCGTAAAGACCGCACCTCCGTGGCCTTCTCGCAGACAAAGGCCGCGGTTGGAGCCTGCGCCGTTAAGTGTTGTTTGCTGGGTTTATAGATGGCATTTGCACAGAAACCATCAGGGCAGGCAGAGAGACCCGATTCTGTTTGTTGTAAGGCACGTTGTGAGGTGTGTACGGAAAGCTAGCTTTGCTAATGATAACACAGGTTGCACCTAATGGCCGGGCGGGAGCTTAGTGCTTGACGCGGATAATGAGGAGCCCCAACTTTGGGAGAGATcagctcctgaaaaaaaaatctggctccCTCTGATGGTGAAGAAGAAACCTCATTGTGAAGGGAAAGTGCTTGTAGCTCTTTGGGCAGAGTTGCCTCAGTACTGGCTATGTCTGCTTTTCAAATGTACCCATTCTGGTGGCCCAGTGCCAAGCATCCAGGCAACTGGGAGTCTCTGGATGTGAAGTGACAGCTCGGTTAATGCATTAGAAAGATTTCCCCTACTGTGCAGAGTTACGTTcctgcccccttttttttaattcgcTGCATCTCTAAGCACGGATGCCAGCCCCCCTCCCTGCTCAGAGGCCACAGAACACGTCAGGCTCCTTTCTCCGTGTGCCCCTCCTGTTTTCCACAGGCATCAGCTGTAGTCAGGGGCCCTGGGGAGCGGGAAGGCTCAGGAAGGGGCTACTGAAGAGGCGAATTTACCTTTTTAGGCTGCTGAGTGGTTTCTGTAAACCTTTTCCATCTGAGGGATCGATGCATCCGTACGGATGGACAATGGGTTGCTGCCCATCTGGAATCTGGTTTGTGGCTGAGTCGTCTCCAACCTTAAAACACATCTATCTGCCCAGGCACCGAGGATGCTCGGTAATCCTGTTTCCTGTTCACGGTGACGATGGCACTTTATTTCTTGATCTAAAACATGATTGATTCTGGGTGAGTGGGCAGGTAGAACTTGGCACGGCTGGTGTAAATTAAATGTCTCTGTACCGGAGTTTGTTTTTTAGCTGGCATCGCTAACCCACTTCCCCATGTGTTCAGTTCTATTTACAAGGACTCAAATACTCTGCACCTCCCCACCGAACGCTTCTCCCCGGTTCGGCGCTTTTCTGATGGTGCTGCCAGCATCCAGGCTTTCAAAGCCCACCTGGAGAAGATGGGCAATAACAGTAGCATCAAACAGCTTCAGCAGGTaaaagggaggggtggggggccTCAAAAGAGCCTCTGCAAGGGCTTTTTATTGTCTCTGCCTTGCAGCGTCAGGAAGCAAAAGGTGAAATCTTTACCGCTAGTGGCTGCGGACACACAGTGGCTTTCCGGCTGAGGAGCTGTTCCCCTCCGTGTGCCTGCAGCAACCCTGCCGAGTGTCCTCTAAATGCACGTGCTGTTCACCTGCACGCCGGGAGCACTGGGGGCTTCCAGCCCCTCTTTCTGGGGAGCAAACCACGTGCTGTGCCCGCGCGTGGGCTGTTCCGCCTGCCCTCACGGGTCCCACCGGCcctgtcagagctgctgctctcccacagTTCTTGCGGCAGCAAAGTTTTGGGGCTGTTCCAGGGTGTCCCGGGAAAAGGGCAGCTCCTACCGCCAGAGCTTGGAACGTTTTGTATGCGATTCCCTACACAGCCAGTGCATGTCTTATCGATGGCTTGAGTGGGATTTGGCCCCAGGACAGGACTTTGGCCTTGCAACGCGGTAGAAATATGAGATGCTCTTGTCACCTCAAAGTTATCATTACTAGAGCTTTGTGCTTGCATTTTTAAGGGAACGCAGTGGTACCAGCTTGGTGTCATGCgcatccatttcttttctgttgtctaAGGCTTGAGCTAGCCATCTTATCACACACCTGATTCTGTCAAATTAAATGGATTGGGCTTTCTTTACTGGCTTTTTCAAACGGGTAGGCTGCAGAGGGTGCACACAGCAAGTGTGCCATGCACAAAGAGGCCGCTTAGAGGGTGTGTTGGATTCGTTATAGGAGTGCGAGCAGCTTCAGAAGATGTATGGTGGGCACATGGACGAGAGGACGCTGGAGaagacacagcagcagcacatgttgtaccagcaggagcagcaccATCAGATCCTTCATCAGCAGATTCAGGTACGGGAGCCCGAGCCAGACCTTCTGAAGTCTTAACTGTGTTTTCCTGCATTGCTGCAGATACAACTCCCGGTGGGATTGAGGAGGGTAGATTGCTGGGCTTGCTGTAATGAGAAGCAAGCCTGAAGGGCTTCAGCGGTCAAGtttgcacagctgctgcaaTAGCCAGAGCTGCAGTCAGGGATTGAGTATTTGGTGAATCTGGATACGTCCTACTTCACCAGTCAGCATTTTCTAAATTTACTGGTTGAGACATTATCGATTGCGAAcgcttcttgttttcttctggtgcCTGGTTCAGGACTGTATCCGGCCACCCCAGCCATCTCCACCCTTGCAAGCTCCGTGTGAAaaccagccagctctgctcactCACCAGCTTCAGAGGTAAAGAAATTGGTTTAGTAAAGCTCTGGGAATGGGTTTTACGCTTACTTGAGCCCAGGGGTGAGCTAACGCACTTAGGAGAGTCGGAAGAGTATAAAGTTAGAATGGCGTAGCCAGTTGCCAGGCGAACGTGCCTGGTCCTTTTAGCCGGATTCCGTCTGAAGGACTTTTGGAAGCAGAGAAACATGATTCAAAGGCAGAAATCGGCTTTGAACAGATGATTGACAGTTCTGCCTTTTGACTGGCTTAAAAACGCATTACCTTCAGTAGCCGGTTTCTCTCGTGCTttctgctcagagctgctgctgtatgTCTCGCACCTTTTCAGGCTTTTGGTTAGGTAACCGCCCTTGGCTTCGGCACCCTGACCTGTAGGTGAGGCAGGCTGAATtatgggagaggagaaaggaaggttTCTCACCGGGCACGGTGAGTCAGGAGGCGAGCCTGCGGTGCCCTCCCTTGTCCCTGGGTTTCTGTTGTAGCCACCGGCTTATGCTCGCTACCCGTGTGACTTAGGGAAGTTGGGTGTCTCTTGGAAGAGAAGCCACGCTGTAAAGAGTTTGGGATCCCAAACAAGGGCTTTATggtgtttatttaaaacaacagaaacacgGCACTTGGCGTCAGCTCTTGCAGttgaaaaggcattttaattGGGAGCAGGCACGATGAAAAGCATGATGCTTGTTTCTCTGCGTAGGTTACGGATTCAGCCATCCAGCCCGCCCCCGAACCACCCTAATAACCATCTCTTCAGGCAACCAAACAGCAGCCCACCTCCTGTGAGCAGCAGCGTGCTCCAGCCCCACGGTAAGTGCTGACAGTTTACTTGAGCCATCTGCGCTCCCGGACGGTCCTATCAAACCTCCGGGGAAAACAGCgtgcgggggtgccgggggcttCGGTTCCCCCTGCGGCCCAGTCCTCGCGCGGTTTGATGATGATGTAAAAGATTCTCCATCTGGCAGCAAGGGCTGGTGTTACCGAGAGCTTGCGAGGAGCTGCCAGCTGGAATGTGCTGTTGGGTTTCTTGTCACAAGATCCTTACTTATCGCTCCCGGGGGTTGGGGAGGAAGGGCTGATATTCTCGGGTTTATGCAAATCGCTGTCAACTCcgctttgtttctctttctgtgcaaGGGGCTCTAGCCGTGACCTTTGCACGCTGGCGCAGCGTGACGGAGCGGTCGGGAGTAGCGCTCCTCGCCACCCGCAGGCACGTGGCTGGGACTCCCAGCGTGGcccagaagagcagcagctcccgTGTGGGGCAGATCTCGCTCCCGACCCTCGCCGCAGGCTGGCGCGGGTGCTGAGGGTCTTTGTTCCTTGTAGGTGCCGCCTCCCAGTCCCAGTTCCAAGGGCTGCCGTCCCACAACACAATCTTCCCGCAGTCCGGTAACTGTTCCCCTCCCCCGAACATGGGGCTGACGTGCCTGGGCCTGCAGCAGCAGTCGCAGCCTCAGCAGGTCACTATCCAAGTGCAGGAGCCCGGCGACATGGTCAGCAACAACCTCCTGCAAGGGGCCTCGGTGGCCGGGCAGGGCATGTCCTCCCACGCGCGGGGCATGCCCATCAGCCCCGGCGCCAACCAGATCCAGATGCAGCACCGCGCTAACCTGATGGCCTCCCTCACCTACGGCCACAGGCAGCTGTCCAAGCAGCTCAGCGCCGACAGCGCCGAGTCGCACAGGTAAGGCCGCCGGCCGCCTCTGCGCCGCTTCCCCCAGCTGggagtggggaggaggaagctggGGCAGACGTCTCAGGCTGAGACGCGGTTTCCTCGCCGgcctggggctgtgctgtgctggtttCGAGGAGTGAGCCGtctccctgtccctgggaaGTGGTCCCCGAGCCGGGTCAGGGCTCTGGGAGCctgtggggctgctgtgccGCGTGGCTTAgggagcacctcctgcccagAAGCAGCTTGCTCTGCCTCTGGACCAGCAAAGAGTGGGCTGTCGTCGTCttgtacaagaaagacattgaggtgctggagcgtgtccagagaagggcaatgaaggtggtgaaggcTCTAGACCACAGgtctgatggggagcggctgagggaactgggggttgtttagtctggagaagctcaggggagaccttatcgctctctacaactgcctgaaaggagggtgtagcaagatgggtgttggtctcttctcccaactagttagcaataggacgagaggaaatggcctcaagctgcatcaggggaggtttagattggatattaggaaaaatttcttcacggaaagagtggtcgagcgttggaacaggctgcccagagatgtggtggagtccccatccctggaagtgttcagaaaacgggcagacgtggcgcattgggccatggtttagtgggcatggcggggttgggttgatggttggactgatgatcttagaggtcctttccaaccttaatgattcctagtttttactttcattcaaaaataatccagctgccaagccaggaaacatgaaattatgactctccccttaattggtttagtggtggacttggtaattttaggttaatggttggattggatgatctgaaaggtcttttccaacctaaacgattcgatgattctatgaaggcAGCCCGGCACGCCCCGCCGAGCCGGAGCTGCTGCCGTGCAGTCACttgtccttttctgttcttcacagCCTGAACGTGAGCAGGTATCCCCCCGCCAACTACGACCAGGTGCACTTACACCCCCACCTGTTCCCAGAGCAGCCTCGCGTTTCCCCCAGCAACTACAGCCCCGCGGGAGGAGTTGGGTTTCCTCCAGCTCAGCAAGCTCTGAAAGTCCCGCAGCTCGACCAGTATCCCAGTTTCCCTCAGAACGCAcatcagcaacagcagcactaCACTGCATCGGCACTACAGCAAGCACTGTTGTCCCCAACGCCTCCCGACTACAGCCGACACCAGCAGGTACCGCACATCCTCCAGGGACTGCTTTCTCCCCGGCACTCGCTCACGGGGCACACGGACATGCGGCTGCCCCAGGCAGAATTTGCACAGCTCATCAaacggcggcagcagcagcagcagcagcaagaattTCAAGAGTTGTTCAGGCATATGAGTCAAGGGGATGCTGGGAATATGGGCACCAGCGTGGGACAGAACCTCTCGGAGCGCCAGTCGTTGTCTTTGCCTTATCAGAGCGCTGACGCGTACCACCCGCAGAACAGCCCCCAGCATCTCTTAAAAATCAGGGCGCAAGAATGTATCCAGCAGGTACCTGCGTCAGTGCCGCCGCACGGATACGTACACCAGCCAGCCCTGTTCCATTCGGAGAGCATGGAGGAGGACTGCGCGTGCGAgggtgccagggacagctttccaGACAGTAAGAGTTCAAACACATTGACCAAAGGTTGCCACGAGACCCCTCTGCTCGTAAATGCAGGAGGGCACGGGGACCCAGAATCTTTGCTAGGAACTGCTAATCACGCGCAGGAGTTGGGGACGCATCAATACAGACATCAGCCCGCGGCTGCTGGATTCAGTAGGAATAAGGTGCCCAGCAGAGGTAAGGCTTCCCACCGCTCGCGTAGCTGAAACGCTCCGCCGTGCTGGCCGCGTGCCGCTTGCCTTCCTGCCGGAGGACGCCGCCTCTACCCAGCACGGCAAGGGCTTCGTGACATATTTTGCATAGCGTGGAATTACCTAGATTCTTCTTGGCTTTTGTGGCCTCGGGT from Pelecanus crispus isolate bPelCri1 chromosome 19, bPelCri1.pri, whole genome shotgun sequence carries:
- the SIK3 gene encoding serine/threonine-protein kinase SIK3 isoform X1 yields the protein MAEKEARRKFKQIVAAVNFCHCRNIVHRDLKAENLLLDANLNIKIADFGFSNIFTPGQLLKTWCGSPPYAAPELFEGKEYDGPKVDIWSLGVVLYVLVCGALPFDGSTLQNLRARVLSGKFRIPFFMSTECEHLIRHMLVLDPSKRLSMEQICKHKWMKLGEADAEFDRLIAECQHLKTERQMEPLNEDVLLAMADMGLDKERTIQSLRADAYDHYSAIYSLLCDRLKRHKNLRIAASPSMPRPMTFPTSANIQQTEQTGNTMSINVPQVQLINPENQIVETDGTMNLDSDEGEEPSPEALVRYLSMRRHTVGVADPRTEVMEDLQKLLPGFPRVAPQAPFLQVTPNVNFMHNVLPRQNLQPTGQLEYKEQSLLQPPTLQLLNGMGPLGRRASDGGANIQLHAQQLLKRPRGPSPLVTMTPAVPAVTPVDEESSDGEPDQEAVQRYLANRSKRHTLAMTNPTAEIPPDLQRQLGQQSFRPRAWAPHLVPDQHRSIYKDSNTLHLPTERFSPVRRFSDGAASIQAFKAHLEKMGNNSSIKQLQQECEQLQKMYGGHMDERTLEKTQQQHMLYQQEQHHQILHQQIQDCIRPPQPSPPLQAPCENQPALLTHQLQRLRIQPSSPPPNHPNNHLFRQPNSSPPPVSSSVLQPHGAASQSQFQGLPSHNTIFPQSGNCSPPPNMGLTCLGLQQQSQPQQVTIQVQEPGDMVSNNLLQGASVAGQGMSSHARGMPISPGANQIQMQHRANLMASLTYGHRQLSKQLSADSAESHSLNVSRYPPANYDQVHLHPHLFPEQPRVSPSNYSPAGGVGFPPAQQALKVPQLDQYPSFPQNAHQQQQHYTASALQQALLSPTPPDYSRHQQVPHILQGLLSPRHSLTGHTDMRLPQAEFAQLIKRRQQQQQQQEFQELFRHMSQGDAGNMGTSVGQNLSERQSLSLPYQSADAYHPQNSPQHLLKIRAQECIQQVPASVPPHGYVHQPALFHSESMEEDCACEGARDSFPDSKSSNTLTKGCHETPLLVNAGGHGDPESLLGTANHAQELGTHQYRHQPAAAGFSRNKVPSRESIVGNCMDRSSPGQAMQVPDHNGLGYPVRPASSEHPRPRTLQRHHTIQNSDDAYVQLDNLPGMSLMAGKALSSARMSDAVLSQSSLMASQQLRDRESEECGESLEGQEHPNLGDGNQHLNTSCYPSTCITDVLLSYKHPEVPFGMEQAGV